A portion of the Lolium rigidum isolate FL_2022 chromosome 1, APGP_CSIRO_Lrig_0.1, whole genome shotgun sequence genome contains these proteins:
- the LOC124701769 gene encoding NEP1-interacting protein 1-like, which yields MDPSGAFSRSSSNVSLASLVRSGSGGSGRGRGGAVGSRRMMQRVLRGVITFIFAIAGLFLGAVTGGLIGLATESGLFRGTGIGAITGALVSIEVVDSSIRLWRSRRSGIWSILYVLNVIYSLITGRLVREKVDPAVQRVVRSQMNAVDSSQFREAPDLFEIEGTNGMPRASIDKLPENRITEEYNRNAVGDLSGCSVCLQDFQIGEKVRSLPDCWHVFHVPCIDGWLIKHGSCPLCRRKL from the exons ATGGATCCGTCGGGGGCCTTCTCGCGGAGCTCGAGCAATGTGTCGCTGGCGTCGCTGGTGAGGAGCGGGAGCGGCGGGAGCGGGCGCGGGAGGGGCGGCGCCGTGGGGAGCAGGCGGATGATGCAGCGGGTGCTCCGCGGCGTCATCACCTTCATCTTCGCCATCG CGGGGCTGTTCCTGGGAGCCGTCACCGGCGGTCTGATCGGCCTCGCGACCGAGAGCGGCCTGTTCCGCGGCACGGGCATCGGCGCCATCACCGGCGCGCTGGTGTCCATCGAGGTCGTCGACTCCTCCATCCGCCTCTGGCGCTCCCGCCGGTCCGGGATCTGGAGCATCCTCTACGTG CTTAATGTGATCTACAGCCTCATCACGGGCAGGCTTGTTCGCGAGAAGGTCGATCCGGCGGTGCAGCGGGTCGTTCGGAGCCAG ATGAATGCTGTGGACTCATCGCAGTTCAGGGAGGCCCCTGACCTTTTCGAGATCGAGGGCACCAACGGCATGCCGAGGGCGTCCATTGATAAGCTGCCTGAGAACAGGATCACCGAGGAGTACAACCGGAACGCCGTCGGTGATCTTTCAGGATGCTCTGTCTGCCTCCAG GATTTCCAGATTGGGGAGAAGGTGCGGAGCTTGCCCGATTGCTGGCACGTGTTCCACGTGCCGTGCATCGACGGCTGGCTGATCAAACACGGGTCGTGCCCATTGTGCAGGAGGAAGCTCTAG